AGCCGCTCACGCCCAGGCTGCCCGTCGGGTGCCAGACCGTCTTCGTCTCCAGGAACGCCGTCAGCCGGCCCGTCCCCGGGTCCGCCGTCCAGTCGTACGGCGGCCGCGGGCGCAGCACCCGCTTCAGGTTGTCCGCCGCCGCGACCTCCAGCTCCCGCGCCAGCTCCGCGTCCGCGCCCGCCAGGTCGATGGCGTTGACGTCCTGGTGCGCGGCCAGCGTCGGCGCGATCTCCGCGGTACGCCCTGAGAGCACGTTGACGACACCCCCCGGCACGTCCGACGTGGCCAGCACCTCCGCCAGCGACAGCGCCGGCAGCGGCCGCTCCTCCGCGGCGACGACCACCGCCGCGTTGCCCGTGGCGATCACCGGGGCGAGCACCGACACCAGCCCCAGCAGCGCCGACTCCTGCGGCGCCACGACGGCGACGACGCCCGTCGGCTCCGGCGCGGAGAGGTTGAAGTACGGCCCGGCGACCGGGTTTCCGCCGCCGGCGACCTGGGCGATCTTGTCGGTCCAGCCCGCGTACCAGACCCAGCGGTCGATCGCCGCGTCCACCTGCGCCGCCGACTTGGGCTTCGACAGACCCTCCGCGTCGGCGACCTCCGCGACGTACTGCTCGCGCCGCCCCTGGAGCATCTCCGCCACCCGGTAGAGCACCTGGCCGCGGTTGTACGCCGTGGCGCCCGACCAGCCGGCGACGGCCTTGCGGGCGGCGACCACCGCGTCGCGGGCGTCCTTGCGGGAGGCACGGGGCGCGTTGGCGAGCCAGCGGCCCTTCGCGTCGGTCACCTCGTACACCCGCCCGCTCTCCGAGCGGGGGAACTTCCCGCCCACGTACAGCTTGTAGGTCTTGAGGACCGACAGCCTCGCATCCGCCTGTGTCATCGCAGGTACGCCTCCAGCCCGTGGCGGCCGCCCTCGCGGCCGAAGCCCGACTCCTTGTAGCCGCCGAACGGCGAGGTCGGATCGAACTTGTTGAACGTGTTCGCCCACACGACGCCCGCCCGCAGCCGGTCGGCCACCGCCAGGATCCGCGAGCCCTTCTCCGTCCACACCCCTGCGGACAGCCCGTAGGGCGTGTTGTTGGCCTTCGCGACCGCCTCCGCGGGGGTACGGAACGTCAGCACCGACAGCACCGGGCCGAAGATCTCCTCGCGCGCGATGCGGTGCGCCTGCGTCACGCCGGTGAAGAGCGTCGGCGCGAACCAGTAGCCGCTGCCGGGCAGTTCGCACGGTGCCGTCCAGCGCTGCGCGCCCTCCGCGTCGCCGGCGTCCGCCAGCTCCGTGATCCGGGCGAGCTGCTCGGGGGAGTTGATGGCGCCGATGTCGGTGTTCTTGTCCAGCGGGTCGCCCAGCCGCAGCGTGGAGAGCCGCCGCTTCAGCGACTCCAGCAGCTCGTCGGCCACCGACTCCTGCACCAGCAGCCGGGAGCCGGCGCAGCAGACCTGGCCCTGGTTGAAGAAGATGCCGCCGACGATGCCCTCGACGGCCTGGTCGACGGGCGCGTCGTCGAAGACGATGTTCGCGCCTTTGCCGCCCAGCTCCAGCGTGAGCCGCTTGTCCGTGCCGGCGACCGACCTGGCGATCTCCTTGCCGACGGCCGTGGAGCCGGTGAACGCGACCTTGTCGACGTCCGAGTGCGCGACGAGCGCGGCGCCCGCGTCCCCGTAGCCCGGCAGGATGTTCACCACCCCGCGGGGCAGTCCCGCCTGGCGGCAGATGTCGGCGAAGAAGAGCGCGGACAGCGGCGTGGTCTCGGCGGGCTTGAGCACCACGGTGTTGCCGCAGGCGAGCGCCGGGGCGATCTTCCACGCGAGCATCAGCAGCGGGAAGTTCCACGGGATGACCTGGCCCGCGACGCCCAGGGGCTTCGGCTCGGGGCCGAAGCCGGCGTGGCCGAGCTTGTCCGCCCAGCCGGCGTAGTAGAAGAAGTGCGCGGCGACGAGCGGCAGGTCGGCGTCGCGGGTCTCGCGGATCGGCTTGCCGTTGTCCAGCGTCTCCAGCACCGCCAGCTCGCGCGA
The Streptomyces sp. CNQ-509 DNA segment above includes these coding regions:
- a CDS encoding aldehyde dehydrogenase family protein, giving the protein MTQADARLSVLKTYKLYVGGKFPRSESGRVYEVTDAKGRWLANAPRASRKDARDAVVAARKAVAGWSGATAYNRGQVLYRVAEMLQGRREQYVAEVADAEGLSKPKSAAQVDAAIDRWVWYAGWTDKIAQVAGGGNPVAGPYFNLSAPEPTGVVAVVAPQESALLGLVSVLAPVIATGNAAVVVAAEERPLPALSLAEVLATSDVPGGVVNVLSGRTAEIAPTLAAHQDVNAIDLAGADAELARELEVAAADNLKRVLRPRPPYDWTADPGTGRLTAFLETKTVWHPTGSLGVSGSAY
- a CDS encoding aldehyde dehydrogenase family protein; translation: MTAEHKLFAYAPAPESRSVVDIAPSYGLFVDGEFAEAADGKVFKSVAPATEEVLSEVARAGEADVERAVAAARRAFTSWSALPGAERGKYLFRIARIIQERSRELAVLETLDNGKPIRETRDADLPLVAAHFFYYAGWADKLGHAGFGPEPKPLGVAGQVIPWNFPLLMLAWKIAPALACGNTVVLKPAETTPLSALFFADICRQAGLPRGVVNILPGYGDAGAALVAHSDVDKVAFTGSTAVGKEIARSVAGTDKRLTLELGGKGANIVFDDAPVDQAVEGIVGGIFFNQGQVCCAGSRLLVQESVADELLESLKRRLSTLRLGDPLDKNTDIGAINSPEQLARITELADAGDAEGAQRWTAPCELPGSGYWFAPTLFTGVTQAHRIAREEIFGPVLSVLTFRTPAEAVAKANNTPYGLSAGVWTEKGSRILAVADRLRAGVVWANTFNKFDPTSPFGGYKESGFGREGGRHGLEAYLR